GTGAACCATACGTTGCTCCGACGACCGCTGGCCCCAAGGTGAAATGTCCGGTTCTCATGTTTTACGGTCTTCAAGACCAAGCGCTGCTGCCCGACGCGCTCAACGGCACCTGGCGGTGGGTGGAGCGCGACCTGACGATCGTTACCGTGCCGGAGGCGAATCACTGGGTGCAACAGGACGCGTCCGACCTCGTCACGCGAACGATGGTGGACTGGCTGAATCGGTAATTCTCACCGCGAATCGCCGACAATCAGTCTTTCGACGGCGTTGCCCACATGTCCACAAGCAATTGGTAGATCTCCGGCTCAGCCTCCTGCAATTCGGCTCGATTGAATGGAAAGAAGTCGTTACTTCCGAAGTAGGCTTCGGTCATCTCCGCGAAGAATTCTTTCTCGTCGGTCAGGGCGTAATGCCTTACCCGCGTGCCATCGTAAAGGAGCGACGAGTCGCCGCGGCCGCCCGGCGAAGACGGAGTTCCCAAGCGGATCGATTCCTTCGCCATGGCGATCCAGATGGGGTGTACCGTTTACGACCTGGAGGAGGCCGAGCTTTGCTACGCGCCGCCCTTCGGCAGCGTGAAGGATCCGGTCAACTTCGCCGGCATGCTGCACGCTGTCGATAAGAAAACCCGAACTTCAGTCCCGCAACAAAGATCACGAGCGCGACGGCCCCCAGGAAGAAGATCGTGTCGCCTGGAACGCGCATCCAGCGGAGCGTCTGCATCGTCGGCGTCTGCATGAATTCACTGCTGCGGGCGAACCAATAGCCATGCTCCACGGAAGCCCAGGTTTGCATCAATCCCACGGGCAGCAAGCTAATGACGCACATCGCCAGCAAACCCAGATTGAGCGACCAGAATGCGAAGCTGAGCAAGCCGTCTTTCCATTCGCGGCCGGGAAGCAGCGCTCGCAGGCAAACAAGCATCAATCCGATG
Above is a window of Planctomycetia bacterium DNA encoding:
- a CDS encoding zinc-dependent peptidase: MAKESIRLGTPSSPGGRGDSSLLYDGTRVRHYALTDEKEFFAEMTEAYFGSNDFFPFNRAELQEAEPEIYQLLVDMWATPSKD